One region of Turicibacter bilis genomic DNA includes:
- a CDS encoding ABC transporter ATP-binding protein: protein MLELKNVTKRYGRKVVLDDVSIEFKKGYITCLLGLNGVGKSTTMKSIMRLIPINKGEILVDGEKITQKNINKIAYVPDIPIHDLGWTVPQNLEFAKVFYPGFDTEKAERMIQLFKVPTDKKLKELSKGNLARFNIIVGMCQKAPYILLDEPFSGIDVFTRQSFISMLKSEFLDEGQTVVITTHEIDEVQDIADYVVLLEEGQVFANFSKADAQAEGLTIVEKMRTLYCEV, encoded by the coding sequence ATGCTAGAGCTGAAAAATGTAACGAAGCGTTATGGAAGAAAAGTTGTACTTGATGACGTTTCAATAGAGTTTAAAAAGGGATATATTACTTGTTTACTTGGTTTAAATGGGGTTGGAAAAAGTACAACAATGAAATCAATTATGAGATTAATTCCAATTAATAAAGGTGAAATTTTAGTTGATGGAGAGAAAATTACTCAAAAAAATATTAATAAAATAGCATACGTGCCTGATATTCCAATTCATGATCTAGGATGGACAGTTCCACAAAACTTAGAGTTTGCTAAAGTCTTTTATCCAGGATTTGATACCGAAAAAGCTGAACGTATGATTCAATTGTTTAAAGTCCCAACAGATAAAAAACTAAAGGAATTATCTAAAGGAAATTTAGCCCGTTTTAATATTATTGTAGGAATGTGTCAAAAAGCACCTTATATTTTATTAGATGAGCCATTTAGTGGAATCGACGTTTTTACACGTCAATCATTCATTAGTATGTTAAAGTCTGAATTTTTAGATGAAGGTCAAACCGTCGTAATTACTACTCATGAAATCGATGAAGTTCAAGATATAGCAGACTATGTTGTTTTATTAGAAGAAGGTCAAGTCTTTGCTAATTTCTCTAAGGCTGATGCACAAGCTGAAGGGTTAACTATCGTTGAAAAAATGAGAACTTTATATTGTGAGGTGTAA
- the treR gene encoding trehalose operon repressor — MKSKYVKIYDDILNKIENNIYKVGDCLPSEADLMKEYEVSRDTIRKSLNMLVTNGYITKARGKLATVSDIHKLNFPIAKITSFSELSQQEHMESQTILEEFQVVKNNKYIMDKLNLTEEQEVWNILRTRRIDGERVILDQDYIRRDIVDGLTEEICTDSIYKYIEQELNIQIGYAKKEITVQKVSELDRKYLDIKDDEMIVVVKSYTYLSDGRLFQYTISKHRADRFKFVEFAVRTNPNLLPVELMLNKQL; from the coding sequence ATGAAAAGTAAATACGTTAAAATATATGATGATATTTTAAATAAAATAGAGAATAATATTTATAAGGTTGGAGATTGTTTACCATCAGAAGCTGATTTAATGAAAGAATACGAGGTGTCACGTGATACGATTCGTAAATCGTTAAATATGCTTGTAACAAATGGATACATTACAAAGGCACGTGGAAAATTAGCAACTGTAAGTGATATTCATAAACTAAATTTCCCAATTGCAAAAATTACAAGTTTCTCTGAACTTTCGCAACAAGAGCATATGGAAAGTCAAACTATTCTTGAAGAATTTCAAGTCGTTAAAAATAATAAATATATTATGGATAAGCTTAATTTAACAGAGGAACAAGAAGTTTGGAATATTTTAAGAACACGTCGAATTGATGGGGAACGTGTAATCCTAGATCAGGACTATATCAGACGTGATATCGTTGATGGCTTAACAGAAGAAATTTGTACAGATTCTATCTATAAATACATCGAGCAGGAATTAAATATTCAAATTGGCTATGCTAAGAAAGAAATTACAGTACAAAAAGTATCGGAGCTTGATCGCAAATACTTAGATATTAAAGATGATGAAATGATTGTTGTTGTTAAAAGTTATACTTACTTGTCAGATGGTCGTTTATTTCAATACACAATATCTAAGCATCGTGCTGACCGATTTAAGTTTGTTGAATTTGCAGTACGAACAAATCCTAACTTATTACCAGTTGAATTGATGTTAAATAAACAGCTGTAG
- the treC gene encoding alpha,alpha-phosphotrehalase, with translation MKDFKNSVVYQIYPKSFNDSNNDGLGDLRGVVEKLDYLEGLGVDYIWLTPFFVSPQNDNGYDIADYYNIDPAYGTMEDFEALVEGATKRNIKIMLDMVFNHTSTHHVWFQKALQGDPKYKNYYIFRKGENGNPPTNWVSKFGGNAWEYVEQFDEYYLHLFDVTQADLNWENPELRQEVYNVVNFWIEKGVKGFRLDVINLISKPDLLENDYIGDGRRFYTDGPRIHQYLKELNENTFGKHEDIITVGEMSSTTIENCLKYSNPDEKELSMVFNFHHLKVDYKDGDKWKLKEFDFAELKDLLNTWQTSMMEGNGWNAVFWCNHDQPRIVSRLGDDKNYHKQSAKMLATAIHCLRGTPYIYQGEEIGMTNPYFNDINKYRDVESLNYYNILREQGHTEEETYDIIMARSRDNSRTPMQWNSNVNAGFSEGTPWIGVIDNYETINVERNLSDENSIYNHYKKLIQLRKQYNVIADGIYEPMLVDHEAVYAYRRLLDNEVLIVLNNFYGKDTTVTLNIEDFDDYTCLLSNYESQNLTNQMTLRPYESIIFYKKTK, from the coding sequence ATGAAAGATTTTAAGAATAGTGTTGTTTATCAAATTTATCCAAAGTCTTTTAATGATTCGAATAATGATGGATTAGGTGATTTACGTGGAGTCGTAGAAAAATTAGATTACTTAGAAGGATTAGGCGTTGATTATATTTGGTTAACACCATTCTTTGTTTCTCCACAAAATGATAATGGATATGATATTGCAGATTACTATAATATTGATCCTGCTTATGGAACAATGGAAGATTTTGAAGCTTTAGTTGAAGGGGCAACAAAACGTAATATCAAAATCATGTTAGATATGGTGTTTAATCATACATCTACTCATCATGTTTGGTTCCAAAAAGCTTTACAAGGAGATCCAAAATATAAAAATTATTATATTTTCAGAAAAGGTGAAAATGGGAATCCGCCAACAAACTGGGTTTCTAAATTTGGTGGAAACGCATGGGAATATGTTGAACAGTTTGATGAATATTATTTACATTTATTTGATGTAACTCAAGCTGATTTAAACTGGGAGAACCCTGAATTACGTCAAGAAGTTTATAATGTTGTAAACTTCTGGATTGAAAAAGGAGTTAAAGGATTCCGATTAGATGTTATTAACTTAATTTCCAAACCAGATCTTCTTGAAAATGATTATATTGGTGATGGGCGTCGCTTCTATACAGATGGACCACGTATTCACCAATATTTAAAAGAATTAAATGAAAATACATTCGGTAAGCATGAGGATATTATTACTGTAGGAGAAATGTCTTCAACAACAATTGAAAACTGTTTAAAATACTCAAATCCAGATGAAAAAGAATTAAGCATGGTGTTTAATTTTCATCACTTAAAAGTAGATTATAAGGATGGAGATAAGTGGAAGCTAAAAGAATTTGATTTTGCTGAATTAAAAGACTTACTTAACACCTGGCAAACAAGTATGATGGAGGGGAATGGATGGAATGCAGTCTTCTGGTGTAACCACGATCAACCACGTATTGTTTCACGTTTAGGAGATGATAAAAACTATCATAAACAATCAGCAAAAATGTTAGCAACAGCTATTCATTGTTTACGTGGAACACCGTATATTTACCAAGGTGAAGAGATTGGAATGACAAATCCTTACTTTAATGATATTAATAAATATCGTGATGTTGAAAGCTTAAATTATTATAATATCTTAAGAGAGCAAGGACATACAGAAGAAGAAACATACGATATTATCATGGCTCGTTCTCGTGATAACTCACGTACACCAATGCAATGGAATAGCAATGTCAATGCAGGGTTTAGTGAAGGAACACCATGGATAGGAGTCATTGATAATTATGAAACAATTAACGTTGAACGTAACTTATCTGATGAGAATTCAATCTATAACCACTATAAAAAATTAATCCAATTAAGAAAACAGTACAATGTCATTGCAGATGGAATATATGAGCCAATGTTAGTTGATCATGAAGCTGTTTATGCATATCGCCGTTTATTAGATAATGAAGTTTTAATTGTTTTAAATAATTTCTATGGAAAAGATACAACAGTAACATTAAATATCGAAGATTTTGATGATTATACTTGTTTACTTTCTAATTATGAATCACAAAATTTAACTAATCAAATGACGCTTCGTCCATATGAATCAATTATTTTCTATAAAAAAACTAAATAA
- a CDS encoding deoxynucleoside kinase, whose protein sequence is MITIGAMIGAGKTSLAELVAEHFNSEVFYESVDDNPILPLFYTASEEEIQAKRYPFLLQLWFLNTRFKSIKEALVHDNNVLDRSIYEDWYFAKVNKELGRISELEFSLYESLLDNMMEELKGLPKKAPDLMIYLSGSFETIIERIKKRGREYELDEGLVSYYYELWKGYDNWIEQHYDASEVLVINIDEIDYVNNEEDKKKVLSMIEEKLNEIRNR, encoded by the coding sequence TTGATTACAATTGGAGCTATGATTGGAGCTGGGAAAACAAGTTTAGCAGAACTTGTTGCAGAGCATTTTAATTCAGAAGTATTTTATGAGAGTGTGGATGATAATCCAATTTTACCGTTATTTTATACAGCATCAGAAGAGGAAATCCAAGCGAAACGTTATCCGTTTTTATTACAATTATGGTTTTTAAATACCCGTTTTAAAAGTATTAAAGAAGCTTTAGTTCATGATAATAATGTACTAGATCGTAGTATTTATGAAGATTGGTATTTTGCTAAAGTTAATAAAGAACTAGGTCGTATTTCAGAATTAGAATTTAGTTTATATGAATCCCTTTTAGACAACATGATGGAGGAATTAAAAGGATTACCCAAAAAAGCGCCAGACTTAATGATTTATTTATCAGGAAGCTTTGAAACAATTATTGAACGTATCAAAAAACGTGGACGTGAATATGAATTAGATGAAGGATTAGTATCTTATTACTATGAGTTATGGAAAGGATACGACAACTGGATTGAGCAACATTACGATGCTAGCGAAGTACTTGTCATCAATATTGATGAAATTGATTATGTTAATAATGAAGAAGATAAGAAAAAAGTTTTATCAATGATTGAAGAAAAATTAAACGAGATTCGCAACCGTTAA
- a CDS encoding YbhB/YbcL family Raf kinase inhibitor-like protein, translating to MKLSSQGIVNGVIHDRYGKRGPMNEYEMPTVSLPLKIEDAPANTVSYALVLEDKDAFPVCGFSWIHWTAANITKTQLQENESQSATDFIQGVNSWISDGTPVEACSYYGGMAPPDAPHVYEIHVYALDTMLDLKQGFNYNELYHQMDGHILDQGTLKGIYKN from the coding sequence ATGAAGTTAAGTAGTCAAGGTATTGTTAATGGTGTCATTCATGATCGTTACGGGAAACGTGGACCAATGAATGAGTATGAGATGCCGACTGTTTCGTTACCTTTAAAAATTGAAGATGCACCGGCTAATACCGTTTCGTATGCATTAGTTTTAGAAGATAAGGATGCCTTTCCAGTCTGTGGTTTCTCATGGATTCATTGGACAGCTGCCAATATTACAAAAACACAACTTCAAGAAAATGAAAGCCAAAGTGCGACTGATTTTATTCAAGGTGTTAATAGCTGGATAAGTGACGGTACCCCAGTAGAAGCCTGTAGTTATTACGGTGGAATGGCGCCACCAGATGCACCTCATGTTTATGAAATTCATGTCTATGCGTTAGACACAATGCTTGATTTAAAACAAGGATTCAACTATAACGAGTTGTATCATCAAATGGATGGGCATATTTTAGATCAAGGCACTTTAAAAGGTATTTATAAGAATTAA